The Pieris brassicae chromosome 6, ilPieBrab1.1, whole genome shotgun sequence genome window below encodes:
- the LOC123710623 gene encoding uncharacterized protein LOC123710623 — MALVYSCCFWFSLRLGGLLISFFSIVKSNYDIYIKTVLCFYIMACVIYIYGAFKLVNILMFPYISLELLRLIGLSFFGITGLLVLKKNTMDIGLLIVISLVVGFTLLGMFYLWICAMNLPIVINEINANEQTVLLVFSLGLRLRKGT, encoded by the exons atgGCACTTGTGTATAGCTGTTGCTTCTGGTTTTCTCTACGATTGGGAGGCTTATTGATTTCCTTCTTTTCAATTGTAA aaTCTAATTATgacatttacattaaaacgGTACTCTGTTTCTATATAATGGCATgtgttatatatatctatgGAGCATTTAAG cTTGTAAATATCCTCATGTTCCCGTATATTTCTTTGGAGTTACTGCGCCTAATAGGATTATCATTTTTTGGAATAACGGGATTGCTAGTACTCAAGAAAAATACCATGGATATTGGTTTGCTTATTGTGATAAGTTTGGTAGTAGGATTCACTCTCT tggGAATGTTCTACTTATGGATATGTGCGATGAATTTGCCGATTGTTATAAACGAGATAAATGCTAATGAACAAACGGTGTTACTTG ttttcagTCTTGGATTAAGATTGCGCAAAGGAACTTAG